From a region of the Helianthus annuus cultivar XRQ/B chromosome 5, HanXRQr2.0-SUNRISE, whole genome shotgun sequence genome:
- the LOC110943190 gene encoding sporulation protein cse15-like gives MKSVVKNHAKRIKTLVEDVDDNAKLFEQLSAELSEVNVKYANMNETNQTLHQMLDELHEASSNEIKVLKLEIEALRADKAVKDEQLNMLYIVMEHHLGINVQAIYNDLEIQRVEERRAQREKELPEAATQKKKDLIVETQEAGGSSSQPEGDVEMVDAVNVEEEHMEVDQDQGFVLVGDSAPLSYNFDDIIRLVKVEQRKRKAREPEVKLLCYKEEEEEEKLDDKELDELFEDIDNYPKGNDDDDDQGSTGMLIVG, from the coding sequence ATGAAGTCTGTTGTGAAGAATCATGCAAAAAGGATAAAGACTTTGGTTGAAGATGTGGATGATAATGCTAAACTCTTCGAGCAACTCTCTGCAGAGCTTTCTGAAGTGAATGTGAAGTACGCAAACATGAAtgaaacaaatcaaacactgcaTCAAATGTTAGATGAACTTCATGAAGCATCTTCGAATGAAATCAAAGTGTTGAAGCTGGAGATTGAAGCACTAAGGGCTGATAAGGCAGTGAAAGACGAACAACTTAACATGTTATACATTGTGATGGAACATCATCTAGGTATCAACGTTCAAGCTATATATAATGACCTAGAGATCCAAAGAGTTGAAGAACGAAGAGCTCAGAGGGAGAAAGAGTTGCCTGAGGCAGCAACTCAAAAGAAAAAAGACTTAATTGTTGAGACTCAAGAAGCTGGAGGTTCTTCGAGTCAGCCTGAAGGTGACGTTGAAATGGTAGATGCTGTGAATGTTGAAGAGGAGCATATGGAAGTTGATCAAGATCAAGGTTTTGTTCTAGTTGGTGATTCAGCCCCTCTATCTTACAATTTTGATGATATTATTCGTTTAGTGAAAGTAGAACAACGAAAACGGAAGGCGAGAGAACCTGAAGTGAAGTTGTTATGTTAtaaagaagaagaggaagaagagaagTTGGATGATAAGGAGTTGGATGAATTGTTTGAAGATATCGATAACTATCCTAAAGgtaatgatgacgatgatgatcaAGGGTCAACAGGAATGCTGATCGTTGGATGA